The following are from one region of the Synechococcus sp. CBW1108 genome:
- a CDS encoding phosphodiester glycosidase family protein translates to MASAAWLAPWLLALLLPAASQALPHGMAQPPPPPPPPPPEQPSPAPEQQGGSIAINGRQQKARWLWIGRPFEPPQQLWLPLEVLENQLGIASRSSSEGSLELDWFGQELKLPTSAQRSLEDEVAVDVARLFQALGVDVRQQGSQLILELARPQLLNVRSSTPGPIRRVVLDLSGPAVSGRDAGGLSVDLLSRKDQLTQLQALGLKSQQAGPSLSLNPLSGSLTRVFSLGSPARLVIEWPAPEGASGGGSRGSGEAAPIDPRLQALLGKEVQWDRLVRQGVRINAVRIDPRSSTLQLRPLVRPGSMEGLSSLVQLANQQQAWVAINGGYFNRVRRLPLGALKTDGRWLSGPILNRGVAAWSDRALPRFGRLQLTEWIVGPGGQRLPVSNVNSGYVQRGISRYNADWGPSYRALSGSETGLLLQAGSVRQLFGVAELEAGVPLRGDDLLLVARGGTILPWTTGERLQLETRASNELGLAPHVIGGGPLLLLGGQIVLNGAAENFSASFLSQGAPRTVLARDDQQVWLITLEGTQDSGPSLGETALLLQQLGLRDAVNLDGGSSTGLVLGGSLQVKGRGVAGSVHNGVGLVP, encoded by the coding sequence ATGGCTTCTGCAGCATGGCTGGCTCCCTGGCTGCTGGCCCTGCTCCTGCCGGCGGCGAGCCAGGCCCTGCCCCATGGGATGGCCCAGCCGCCCCCTCCGCCACCGCCACCCCCGCCAGAACAGCCCAGCCCAGCCCCTGAGCAGCAGGGCGGCAGCATTGCCATCAACGGCCGTCAGCAGAAAGCACGCTGGCTCTGGATCGGGCGCCCCTTTGAGCCCCCCCAACAGCTCTGGCTGCCCCTGGAGGTACTCGAAAACCAGCTGGGAATAGCTAGTCGCAGTAGCAGCGAAGGGTCGCTCGAGCTCGACTGGTTTGGCCAGGAGCTCAAGCTGCCAACCAGCGCCCAGCGGAGCCTGGAGGATGAGGTGGCGGTGGACGTGGCCCGTTTATTTCAAGCCCTTGGGGTGGATGTGCGCCAGCAGGGCAGCCAGCTGATCCTCGAGCTGGCCAGGCCCCAGCTCCTCAATGTGCGCAGCTCCACCCCGGGGCCGATTCGCCGCGTCGTGCTCGATCTGTCCGGGCCCGCAGTCAGTGGCAGGGACGCCGGCGGACTGAGCGTGGATCTGCTCAGCCGCAAAGACCAGCTCACCCAGCTCCAGGCCCTTGGCCTGAAAAGCCAGCAGGCCGGGCCCAGCTTGAGCCTCAACCCCCTATCCGGCTCCCTGACCAGGGTGTTCAGCCTGGGCAGTCCGGCGCGGCTGGTGATCGAGTGGCCGGCGCCTGAGGGCGCCAGTGGTGGCGGCAGCCGCGGGAGCGGTGAAGCCGCGCCGATCGATCCACGCCTACAGGCCCTGCTCGGCAAGGAGGTGCAGTGGGACCGGCTGGTTCGCCAGGGGGTGCGCATCAATGCGGTGCGAATCGATCCGCGCAGCTCGACTCTGCAACTGCGGCCCCTGGTTCGGCCAGGAAGCATGGAGGGGCTCAGCTCACTGGTGCAGCTCGCCAACCAGCAGCAGGCCTGGGTCGCCATCAATGGCGGCTACTTCAACCGGGTGCGTCGCCTCCCCCTGGGGGCCCTGAAGACGGACGGCCGCTGGCTCTCCGGGCCAATCCTGAACAGGGGTGTGGCGGCATGGAGCGATCGGGCCCTGCCCCGCTTTGGCCGGCTGCAACTGACGGAGTGGATCGTGGGGCCTGGCGGCCAGCGGCTGCCAGTTAGCAATGTCAACAGTGGCTATGTGCAGCGGGGCATCAGCCGCTACAACGCGGATTGGGGGCCCAGCTACCGGGCCTTGAGTGGCTCGGAAACGGGCCTGCTGCTGCAAGCAGGCAGCGTGCGTCAGCTCTTCGGCGTAGCGGAGTTGGAGGCCGGGGTGCCCCTGCGGGGCGATGACCTGCTGCTGGTGGCCCGCGGTGGCACGATCCTGCCCTGGACAACCGGTGAGCGGCTGCAGCTGGAGACCCGAGCCAGCAACGAGCTCGGCCTGGCTCCCCATGTGATCGGCGGCGGCCCCTTGCTGCTGCTGGGGGGGCAGATCGTGCTGAACGGAGCCGCTGAAAACTTCAGCGCCTCCTTCCTCAGCCAGGGGGCCCCGCGCACGGTGCTGGCCAGGGACGACCAGCAGGTGTGGTTGATCACCCTGGAAGGCACCCAGGACAGCGGCCCCTCCCTGGGGGAAACGGCCTTACTGCTGCAACAGCTGGGTCTGCGGGATGCGGTCAACCTCGACGGCGGCAGCTCCACCGGGCTTGTGCTGGGGGGCTCACTCCAGGTGAAGGGCCGAGGCGTAGCCGGTTCCGTCCACAACGGAGTAGGCCTGGTGCCCTGA
- a CDS encoding glutamate synthase-related protein gives MPHPPRPVWPHCDSPAPEAVAGEKDACGVGFLASLRGEASHWVLAQALRGLDCMEHRGGCGGDGDSGDGAGVLCGIPWAYLEAVWPQAEAASGSSRGLAMVFLPADPLKQAEAKELCDGEAARLGLRSLGWREVPLNPEVLGTLARQTAPAIAQWLLTADLEGDALEALLFRLRRRCGDRARAVWGASPSELYFASLSSRTVVYKAMVRSQVLAAFYGDLRDPRFAVSFAVYHRRFSTNTLPRWPLAQPMRLLGHNGEINTLLGNLNWARASEADLNAIWGEAARDLKPVVNAAFSDSANLDATLELLVRSGRPITESLLTLVPEAFRDQPELTDRPEIQAFYEYSACTQEPWDGPALLVFADGRSVGATLDRNGLRPARYCITNDGFVVMGSETGVVELEESRIIEKGRLGPGQMLAVDLERGRLLRNWDVKAEVAARHPYGAWLAEHRRRLAPQPWTQERQLGDLELLQQQTAFGFTAEDFDLVIEDMAGAAKEPTYCMGDDIPLAVLSAKPHLLYDYFKQRFAQVTNPPIDPLREKLVMSLEMHLGPRGSALRPEPSAAAVLHLASPILNEAELEALGQQGLSATTISTLMGITDGPGGLATAVSRLRSEAEAAVRAGMQILILSDRGINATTTTIPPLLAVGAVHHHLLNLGLRLQTSLVVDTAQCWSTHHLACLIGFGASAVCPWLTWETSRHWLAHPRVQKLIETGKLPALCPDQVQANVRKALEDGLRKILSKIGISLLASYHGAQIFEAIGIGADLIELAFKGTTSRVAGLSLAELASETLSFHAKAFPELNRSKLEFMGFVQYRTGGEYHLNSPEMAKALHAAVKAGPGYDHFSTYKSLLENRPVTALRDLLELIAAPAPLPLDQVESAASICSRFCTGGMSLGALSREAHEVLAVAMNRIGGKSNSGEGGEDAARFAPLTDVDGDGHSPTLPTIKGLRNGDTACSAIKQIASGRFGVTPAYLRSGRQLEIKVAQGAKPGEGGQLPGPKVDSYIAWLRNSKAGVALISPPPHHDIYSIEDLAQLIHDLHQVHPAAKVSVKLVAEIGIGTIAAGVAKANADVIQISGHDGGTGASPLSSIKHAGSPWELGLTEVHRSLLENGLRDRVLLRADGGLKTGWDVIIAALLGAEEYGFGSVAMIAEGCIMARVCHTNNCPVGVATQKENLRKRFPGVPEHVVNFFLFVAEEVRQLLSVLGVARLEDLIGRSELLQPRAVALVKTQTLDLSCLITPIPAAADRSWLQHGDRAHSNGPILEDQLLADAELMAAIEGHGRVARSLAIVNTDRSVGARLSGEIAARHGNTGFAGQLDLNFEGAAGQSFGAFGVQGMNLRLVGDANDYVGKGLNGGRLTVVPPAGVNDPGNQVILGNTCLYGATGGELFALGRSGERFGVRNSGAAAVVEGAGDHCCEYMTGGVVVVLGSTGRNVAAGMTGGVAFILDEAGGLAERVNAEIVSICPLSTPEQEAVLKPLLAAHLELTGSAKAAAILADWDGWKRRFKLLVPPSEKAAMGLAERQAVVA, from the coding sequence ATGCCTCATCCCCCTCGCCCCGTTTGGCCCCATTGCGACAGCCCTGCGCCGGAGGCTGTGGCGGGGGAGAAGGATGCCTGCGGCGTGGGATTCCTGGCCAGCCTCCGAGGCGAGGCCAGCCATTGGGTGCTGGCCCAGGCCCTGCGCGGCCTGGACTGCATGGAGCACCGCGGGGGCTGCGGCGGCGACGGTGATTCCGGGGACGGAGCGGGGGTGCTGTGTGGTATCCCATGGGCCTATCTCGAGGCCGTATGGCCCCAGGCCGAGGCTGCCAGCGGCAGCTCCCGGGGGCTGGCCATGGTGTTTCTGCCCGCTGATCCGCTTAAACAGGCTGAAGCCAAAGAACTCTGCGACGGGGAGGCTGCCCGGTTGGGATTGCGCAGCCTGGGCTGGCGTGAGGTGCCGCTCAACCCAGAGGTGCTCGGCACCCTGGCTCGCCAGACCGCGCCGGCTATTGCCCAGTGGCTGCTGACGGCTGATCTGGAGGGGGATGCCCTCGAGGCCCTGCTGTTTCGCCTGCGCCGCCGCTGCGGCGACCGGGCGCGGGCCGTCTGGGGCGCCTCGCCCAGCGAGCTCTACTTCGCCTCCCTGAGCAGTCGCACGGTGGTCTACAAGGCCATGGTGCGCTCCCAGGTGCTCGCAGCCTTCTACGGCGACCTGCGCGATCCACGCTTTGCGGTGAGCTTCGCGGTTTATCACCGCCGCTTCAGCACCAACACCCTGCCCCGCTGGCCCCTGGCCCAGCCGATGCGCCTGCTGGGCCACAACGGCGAAATAAACACCCTGCTGGGCAATCTCAACTGGGCCCGGGCCTCGGAGGCCGATCTCAACGCCATCTGGGGGGAGGCGGCGAGGGATCTCAAGCCGGTGGTCAATGCCGCCTTCAGCGACTCGGCCAACCTTGACGCCACCCTGGAGCTGCTGGTGCGCAGCGGCCGGCCAATCACCGAGAGCCTGCTCACCCTGGTGCCCGAGGCCTTCCGCGACCAGCCCGAGCTCACCGACAGGCCAGAGATCCAGGCCTTTTATGAATACTCCGCCTGCACCCAGGAGCCCTGGGATGGTCCGGCCCTGCTGGTGTTCGCCGATGGCCGCAGCGTGGGGGCCACCCTGGATCGCAACGGCCTGCGCCCGGCCCGCTACTGCATCACCAACGACGGCTTTGTGGTGATGGGCTCGGAAACCGGCGTGGTGGAGCTCGAGGAGAGTCGCATTATTGAAAAGGGCCGGCTCGGACCCGGCCAGATGCTGGCCGTGGATTTGGAGCGGGGCCGGCTGCTGCGCAATTGGGATGTCAAGGCCGAAGTGGCGGCGCGCCACCCCTATGGCGCCTGGCTGGCCGAGCATCGCCGCCGCCTGGCGCCCCAGCCCTGGACCCAGGAGCGCCAGCTGGGCGATCTGGAGCTGCTGCAGCAGCAAACGGCCTTCGGTTTCACCGCCGAAGACTTTGACCTGGTTATCGAGGACATGGCTGGTGCGGCCAAGGAGCCCACCTACTGCATGGGGGATGACATTCCCCTGGCGGTGCTCTCCGCTAAGCCCCACCTGCTCTACGACTACTTCAAACAGCGGTTCGCCCAGGTCACCAACCCGCCGATCGACCCGCTGCGGGAAAAGCTGGTGATGAGCCTGGAGATGCACCTGGGCCCGCGGGGGTCGGCCCTGCGGCCTGAGCCCTCGGCTGCCGCCGTGTTGCACCTGGCCAGCCCGATTCTCAATGAGGCAGAGCTGGAGGCCTTGGGCCAGCAGGGCCTATCGGCCACCACCATCTCCACCCTGATGGGGATCACCGATGGGCCTGGGGGCCTGGCTACAGCGGTAAGCCGCCTGCGCAGCGAGGCCGAAGCTGCCGTGCGTGCCGGTATGCAGATCCTGATCCTCTCGGATCGGGGCATCAACGCCACCACCACCACGATTCCGCCCCTGCTGGCGGTGGGGGCGGTGCACCACCACCTGCTCAACCTGGGCCTGCGGCTCCAGACCTCCCTGGTGGTTGACACCGCCCAGTGCTGGAGCACCCACCACCTGGCCTGTCTGATCGGCTTTGGCGCCAGCGCCGTATGTCCCTGGCTCACCTGGGAAACCAGCCGCCACTGGCTGGCCCACCCTCGGGTGCAGAAGCTGATCGAAACCGGCAAGCTGCCGGCCCTCTGCCCCGATCAGGTGCAGGCCAATGTGCGCAAGGCCCTAGAAGACGGCCTGCGCAAGATCCTCTCCAAGATCGGCATCTCCCTGCTGGCCAGCTACCACGGGGCCCAGATCTTCGAGGCCATCGGCATCGGCGCCGACCTGATCGAACTGGCCTTCAAGGGCACCACCAGCCGGGTGGCGGGCCTGAGCCTGGCCGAACTGGCGAGCGAAACCCTGAGCTTTCACGCCAAGGCCTTCCCCGAACTCAACCGCAGCAAGCTCGAGTTCATGGGTTTTGTGCAGTACCGCACCGGTGGCGAGTACCACCTCAACAGTCCGGAGATGGCCAAGGCCCTGCATGCGGCGGTCAAGGCGGGCCCTGGGTACGACCACTTCTCCACCTACAAGAGCCTGCTGGAAAACCGGCCGGTAACTGCGCTACGCGATCTGCTGGAGCTCATCGCCGCCCCAGCCCCCCTGCCGCTCGACCAGGTGGAGAGTGCGGCGAGCATCTGCAGCCGCTTCTGCACCGGTGGCATGAGCCTGGGGGCCCTATCCCGGGAGGCCCACGAGGTGCTGGCGGTGGCGATGAACCGCATCGGCGGCAAGAGCAACAGTGGCGAAGGCGGCGAAGATGCGGCCCGTTTCGCCCCGCTCACCGATGTGGATGGCGACGGACACTCGCCGACCCTGCCCACGATCAAAGGGCTGCGCAACGGAGATACGGCCTGCTCGGCGATCAAGCAGATCGCCTCGGGCCGTTTTGGCGTCACGCCGGCCTATCTGCGCAGTGGCCGGCAGCTGGAGATCAAGGTGGCCCAGGGGGCCAAGCCGGGTGAGGGCGGCCAGCTGCCGGGCCCGAAGGTGGATTCCTACATCGCCTGGCTGCGCAACAGCAAGGCCGGCGTGGCCCTGATCTCGCCGCCGCCCCACCACGACATCTATTCGATTGAGGATCTGGCCCAACTAATCCACGACCTGCACCAGGTGCATCCCGCCGCCAAGGTGAGCGTGAAGCTGGTGGCCGAGATCGGCATCGGCACGATCGCTGCCGGTGTGGCCAAGGCCAACGCAGATGTGATTCAGATCTCCGGCCACGACGGCGGCACCGGCGCCTCGCCGCTCAGCTCGATCAAGCACGCCGGCAGTCCCTGGGAGCTGGGCCTCACCGAGGTCCATCGCTCCCTGCTCGAGAATGGGTTGCGCGATCGGGTGCTGCTGCGGGCCGATGGCGGCCTCAAGACTGGCTGGGACGTGATCATTGCCGCCCTGCTGGGCGCCGAGGAATACGGTTTTGGCTCGGTGGCGATGATCGCCGAGGGCTGCATCATGGCCCGCGTCTGCCACACCAACAATTGCCCGGTAGGGGTGGCTACCCAGAAAGAAAACCTGCGCAAGCGCTTTCCCGGCGTGCCCGAGCACGTGGTGAATTTCTTCCTGTTTGTCGCCGAGGAGGTGCGCCAGCTGTTGAGCGTGCTCGGCGTGGCACGCCTCGAAGATCTGATCGGCCGCAGTGAATTGCTGCAGCCCCGGGCCGTGGCCCTTGTTAAAACCCAGACCCTGGATCTTTCCTGCCTGATCACTCCGATCCCAGCGGCGGCCGATCGCTCCTGGTTGCAGCATGGGGATCGGGCCCACAGCAATGGCCCGATCCTGGAAGATCAGCTGCTGGCGGATGCGGAACTGATGGCCGCCATCGAGGGCCACGGCCGCGTTGCCCGCAGCCTGGCGATCGTCAACACCGACCGCAGCGTGGGTGCCCGGCTCTCCGGCGAGATCGCTGCCCGCCATGGCAACACGGGATTCGCTGGCCAGCTCGATCTCAACTTTGAGGGAGCGGCCGGCCAGAGTTTCGGAGCCTTCGGCGTCCAGGGCATGAATCTGCGCCTGGTGGGGGATGCCAATGACTACGTGGGTAAGGGCCTCAATGGGGGGCGCCTCACCGTGGTGCCCCCAGCCGGCGTCAACGATCCCGGCAACCAGGTGATCCTGGGCAACACCTGCCTCTATGGCGCGACCGGCGGTGAGCTGTTTGCCCTGGGCCGCTCCGGCGAGCGCTTCGGCGTGCGCAACAGCGGAGCTGCAGCCGTGGTGGAGGGCGCCGGTGACCACTGCTGTGAATACATGACCGGTGGGGTGGTGGTGGTGCTGGGCTCCACCGGCCGCAATGTGGCCGCCGGCATGACCGGAGGTGTGGCCTTCATCCTCGATGAAGCCGGAGGCCTGGCTGAGCGGGTGAACGCCGAGATTGTCTCTATCTGTCCCCTCTCCACCCCGGAGCAGGAAGCCGTGCTCAAGCCCCTGCTGGCAGCCCATCTGGAGCTCACCGGCAGCGCCAAGGCCGCGGCGATTCTGGCCGACTGGGATGGCTGGAAGAGACGCTTCAAGCTGCTGGTGCCCCCGAGCGAGAAGGCGGCCATGGGGCTGGCGGAGCGGCAGGCGGTGGTGGCCTGA
- the lipA gene encoding lipoyl synthase, whose amino-acid sequence MLKPDWLRVKAPQWQRIGEVADLLEDLRLNTVCQEASCPNIGECFAGGTATFLIMGPGCTRACPYCDIDFDRSVRELDPSEPERLGEAVARLGLSHVVITSVNRDDLADGGASQFVACIQQVRQRSPLTTIELLIPDFCGNWDALATVMAAAPQVLNHNIETVPRLYKKARPQGLYGRSLELLQRVRTGWPRTYSKSGLMVGLGESDAEVLEVLADLRRHAVDIVTIGQYLSPGPKHLPVDRFVTPEQFAAFRQHGEEALGFLQVISSPLTRSSYHASEVQRLMREYPR is encoded by the coding sequence TTGCTCAAACCCGACTGGCTGCGCGTCAAGGCCCCCCAGTGGCAAAGGATCGGCGAGGTGGCCGACCTACTTGAGGATCTCAGGCTAAATACGGTCTGCCAGGAGGCCAGCTGCCCCAACATCGGCGAGTGCTTCGCCGGCGGCACGGCCACCTTTTTGATCATGGGGCCGGGCTGCACCCGCGCCTGCCCCTACTGCGACATCGACTTCGACAGGAGCGTGCGGGAGCTCGACCCCAGCGAGCCCGAGCGGCTGGGGGAAGCGGTGGCGCGCCTGGGCCTCAGCCACGTGGTGATCACCTCGGTCAACCGCGACGACCTGGCCGATGGCGGCGCCAGCCAGTTTGTGGCCTGCATTCAGCAGGTACGCCAGCGCTCGCCGCTCACCACGATCGAACTGCTGATTCCCGATTTCTGCGGCAACTGGGATGCCCTGGCAACCGTGATGGCAGCCGCGCCCCAGGTGCTGAACCACAACATTGAAACCGTGCCGAGGCTCTATAAAAAGGCCCGCCCCCAAGGCCTCTACGGGCGCTCGCTGGAGCTGCTGCAGCGGGTCCGGACGGGTTGGCCGCGCACCTACAGCAAGTCGGGGTTGATGGTGGGCCTGGGCGAAAGCGACGCCGAGGTGCTCGAGGTACTGGCCGATCTACGCCGCCACGCCGTGGACATCGTGACGATCGGCCAGTACCTCTCGCCGGGGCCCAAACACCTGCCCGTGGATCGCTTCGTGACCCCCGAGCAGTTCGCGGCCTTCCGCCAGCACGGCGAGGAGGCCTTGGGCTTCCTGCAAGTGATAAGCAGCCCGCTCACCCGTAGCAGTTACCACGCCAGCGAGGTGCAGCGTCTGATGCGGGAGTACCCGCGCTAG